The sequence below is a genomic window from Patescibacteria group bacterium.
TGGCTCAGTACCAGGCCGATGGCTTAAAAACCTACCGCGATTCGCTGGAGTGGGATGACGAAACAGGTGGCCTGCCATCGTTTCTGAACGGTAGCAGTGGGGTCGGGGGATACTTGCCAGCGATGAAAGAGATCAATAATAATAAGAACTTCTGCATGGTAGTTTCGGATACTGCCAATTGGGTAGTCGTGCAAAATGCCGATTCGCCCACTGGACAATGTAGCGTTCAGGCTAGCGCGCTAGCCCCAAATATGGAAGCCCTTACCACTCGGATTGATCTTACTGGGGGAGTAGCAGCCGAGCAGACTGCAACCGTGACAGTCAGCTGGCTGCCACGCAATTCTAGTACCCGAGAAGCTGTCGTGAATACACTAATACTAACCAAAACAAGATGAAGATCCTACGGAAACATCAATCTGGGTTTACCTTTGTGGAGCTGATCTTCGCCATCACGATCATGGGGAGCATGCTAGCTATTGCGATGGTCGTGGTGATCGGCACGCTGCGATTTTATGTATTTTCAAACCAAGTTCGCCAAAATCAAGAAAACGGCCGCAATATCGTGGATACCATGACCCGAGAGCTGAGGTTTGGTGAGCTCGTGATACCCTCAGCTACGGGTTCACCCTCGTCGAGAATCTGTATCATGGATGATACCAACAAGCAGCTTATCGACTACAAGCTATACGGCACTGATCTGCTTCGCACCACCCTTAGCTATAGCCCAGGCTTTTTGAATTGCGACGAGGATACAACTTCTGCCAAACTAACCAAGATTATTACCAGCGGACCTATCAACCTAGATAAGATGAAGGTCAGCAATTTTAGTGTCGTTAGGACCTCCGGGGCAAGGGGTGGAAACGATAAGGCCAGCGCCGTAACTATCGGCCTCTCCTATACCACTGGGCTGCCCGAAACCGATGGCAAATGTGCCACGGGCAATATTTATTGTAGTGGCCTTACCCTAAATACAGCCATAAATCTTCGAGCAGGGACAAAATAGTGGATAATATACAGCCGGCTGTTATAATATAAATATGAAAGATCTTATGCAAAAGGGGTTTAGCCGCAAACAGCCTGGTGTCACATCGCTTTTATTGGTTTTGGCCATAGGCCTAACACTCACGGTGATGATCGCTGGCATATCGGCCCTAAGTATTAGAGAACAGCAGCAAGCTAGCAATACAGAGCTAAGCAATAAGGCTTTGCAGGCAGCTGAATCTGGCATAAAGCTGGCCCTGCAAAAATTAAATGACAACCCCAGCTTTTCGACTCCCGCAAACACCTGCAAGAAGCTTGAAGATCTAGGTATCTCAAATAGTACCAATGTTGGTAGTAATAGCGAGATAACTTGTATCGAAGTAAAAAATGTCTTCACAGGATCATACGAGGGCAAGATAGAGCGCGATAAAGCCACTCAGGTGTTTATTGGCGGCCAGGCTTGCCCGACAGGCCAGAATCTTGATGGCAGTTGCACTGGAGGCGTAGTTGTAGCTAATAAGGGGGCTAATAATTTTCAATTTCGCTGGCACAGCAAGACCCTAGATCAAACCCTTGCCGATTACACCAATGCTGCTACCTACCCAGTGGTCGAAGGCTATAAAAGCGCTGCATCAATAGAAATGACCTTCATATACTGGCCTCGGGCTGGTAATTTTACCCAAGTTAAGTCGGCTACTGTGTTTTTCGTGCCAGGCCAAACCGATTCGGGCTACTCAGCCGCCGCTGGCAGGACTCCTCTAGTAACAGACTGCGCTGCCAATAGCACAAAAAACGGTAATTACAGATGTGGAATAGGTGGGAACCTGGGTATAAATCTCAAAGATACACTCGGCCTACCTTTAGCGGGTGAAAATTATAACTTCGCTATAAGAATCAAGCCTTACTATGCCGACACCCATTTCGAGGCAACTGCCCTTATCGATAGCAGCACTAATACAGTGCCTATTCAGAGTAGCAAAGCCCAGATAGATGTCACCGCTAAAACAAATAATTTGTATCGTCGAGTAAAGGCTGAAAAAGTAATAATTCCTTCAGCAGTCGAAAACATATTCGAATCCACCATTTATTCGGCTTCAACCGGAACTTTGGGCTCTAACGCTGGCATATGCAAGACCATAGTAGTACTTAAAGACAACACTCTTGCGCCCAATCAACCAGCCTGTAATTAGTACCTAGCCTAGCTCGAATCTAATCTTAAAAAAAGCTCTAGTTTTTATGCTCGCGCGAGTGGAATCGCTGGTGTATTTCTTTTAATTGTGGGTCCGTGACATGCGTGTATATCTGGGTAGTGGCAATATTGGCGTGGCCAAGTAGGCTCTGCACACTGCGCAAATCGGCACCATTGCCGAGTAAATCCGTAGCAAAGCTATGGCGTAATGTGTGGGGAGTGACATGCTTGGTGATGCCTGCCCTGCGAGCGTAGCGCTCGACGATTCGCTGGATTGTTCGGGCCGTAAGACGATTTATATTTGTGGCCTCGGGATCGCGCCGGTTAGGGGCTTGTACGAACAGTGCTTCTTGGCCGTCTTTGCGTTCCTGAAGGTAGCTTATAAGCGCTGATTTCGCCGAGCTACTTATGTATACAGGCCGGTCCTTTTGTCCCTTACCTCTGATGCTAAATTCGCCTTTATCTAGATTAATACTATCGATATTTAGGCTAACAAGCTCCGACACCCGCAACCCAGTCGAAAACAGAAGTTCCAGTATTGCTCGGTCTCTAAGGCCAATGATATTATCACTCTTTGTGGCCTCAAAGAGGGCTATGATCTCGTCTTCGGTAAGGAAGCTGACTTGAGGCCGAGCGCTAGAGGCCAGCTCGATTTTTTCGGGGGCGAGGGTCTTGATGTCGCGGCGAGCCAAGTACTTTAGCATTGATCTTAGTGCGATCAAATGG
It includes:
- a CDS encoding tyrosine-type recombinase/integrase translates to MFSDYLAEFLEYMEIEKGRSLKTIENYSLYLNRFYEFKGDIKAREIDIDTITKWRKWLNRYKGVDGRELSKTTQNYHLIALRSMLKYLARRDIKTLAPEKIELASSARPQVSFLTEDEIIALFEATKSDNIIGLRDRAILELLFSTGLRVSELVSLNIDSINLDKGEFSIRGKGQKDRPVYISSSAKSALISYLQERKDGQEALFVQAPNRRDPEATNINRLTARTIQRIVERYARRAGITKHVTPHTLRHSFATDLLGNGADLRSVQSLLGHANIATTQIYTHVTDPQLKEIHQRFHSREHKN
- a CDS encoding prepilin-type N-terminal cleavage/methylation domain-containing protein, with the protein product MKILRKHQSGFTFVELIFAITIMGSMLAIAMVVVIGTLRFYVFSNQVRQNQENGRNIVDTMTRELRFGELVIPSATGSPSSRICIMDDTNKQLIDYKLYGTDLLRTTLSYSPGFLNCDEDTTSAKLTKIITSGPINLDKMKVSNFSVVRTSGARGGNDKASAVTIGLSYTTGLPETDGKCATGNIYCSGLTLNTAINLRAGTK